Below is a window of Synchiropus splendidus isolate RoL2022-P1 chromosome 9, RoL_Sspl_1.0, whole genome shotgun sequence DNA.
GCTATAGCGACCCAGCATGAATCATCAGGTGTGGCTGGAACAGCACAGCTTGTTCCTCCATCTGGACAGTGTCTCAGTGGCAGCAGGGACCGGAGAGACGGAGGACGGAGCCACGGCTCTGGTCCTCGTCGTCTGTCAGTGGTTCTTGAACCCACAGCTGCTGCTTGACCTGGGTGCAGACAGATGTAGCCCCGCCCTCGGGGGAAGCGCAGCGCACTCCGGACCAATTGCCCTGTGATCTAATTTGCTGGCCATGAGCAGAGCTTAACCCGGGAGAAAAAGACACTTTTCTTTCCAGTTcggatggtcatgtgaccatcgcTGAGGCCATCGCAGTCCAAAACACACATCCGCATGTAAACAAAACGTGTCTCACCTTTCACTCTGAACTCTCCACTGAATAGACCACGGTAAACAAAAACCTGATGGATTATTTCCGACGTGTTTTTAAACCGACTCTCAGCTTCCTAAAAACAGAACCAGAGACGACTGATTCAGTCTGGTCTCCCTATATATTCACAGCCCCATGTTCTTTCCTGGGTGGAATGTTTCGGCCTAATGTGACGGGTGATGTCGGCTGAGGGGATTGtaaagcagcagctcctccacctgctgggAAGTTGATTATCTGCAGGCAGCTCTCCATCTGCTCTTCCTCCGTGCTGCCAAGTGAAGCCGCTGCCAGTAATACTATCTCTCACCACTGCAGCCATTGTTACCTTTCCttgtgatgaaataaataatgggACAAGTATGGCCTCATAATTCCGTCCACATTCTTTGGACGTCTGACGCTGACAAGCTCTTCAGAGAGAGGAGTGTAACCTGAGTCCTCGCTCAAGGTCTCACCAGGAAAGGCAGATGTCTGAGCTCCATGAGCTGGATTCTCTTCCTGACTCCATCATCAAGTCCAGCACTCACTTCAGCAGCTTGGACCTCTCACCACTCCAGACTGAAACTCCACCACTCGTTGTGGTGACGCATGTTTATGTCTGCGAGAGGCAGAAAAATCTAACAAGTCTTTGGAGAGGAGGTGGATACAGACTGAACATCACCATAGACAATACAGACGGCAGGGCTTTTGGTGTTCTGTTCAGTTTTCTCATTCATATTATTTCGGTGTTTGTATCATGCCATGAAGTTGAAAAATCtcatatattattatactaCCAAAAACTCATGATAATAGTAAATAATACCAAATACTGGATGTCAACTTGGATGACGTGGCAAAACGCTGACTTCATGGATCACATTTCAAACTATTCTACAGCCATATAAACAAATAACTGCAGTAGTAAAGGGCTCAAGAATATTTCAGGTACACGGACCTAAATAAAGGACCACTCTCGTGTAACGGGATGCTCTCGCAATGTCACCCCACCTGAGCTAGACAGTCGTATAGTTAGTGACGCGTGACTGGCCAAAAGGAGGTCGGCCATATTGGCCTGGGAGCACTAGCCTAGCTCAACTCGTGCATCTACAGAGGCCACTCGGTCATCGGTGAGCCAAAACAGGATCATGAGTTTTCACTTTCATTGGAATGACTGGAATTCGGAAGGTTTTTTTGTGTAATCTTTGAGACCAAATGCAACAATATATCTGAGGTCCCTGAGTTAACATGATCTTCCAGGGCAAGTTTTTTGAGGCGGATTCCATAAATTTGCGACTGAAGAGATTACACTACTACATGCCACACTGTGTGTCGGTGCTGACCGTGTTTGATCTCATCCGCCGTCCTGTCGATGAGCACGTACAGAGACCAGACCACGCAGGTGATGGCGATGACGTGGAAGGTGACGGAGCACATGATCTTTCTTCTCTCGCTGGCAGTCATCTGTAGCTTCTCCCactgcagacagacacagagaggaCAGCGGGCGGCGTCAGGGGGAGGACGACAACATGGCTTAATGCCACAGGGCGACAGCAGGAGACAAATATGGGGGAGTCAGTTCTCATCCAAGCTCTGGCAAAGATTTtcgtgggtttttttttccaaaaacctAAAGTGCTTGTCTGATGTTGAGCTGACAAAACAGAAAGATATTTTCAGAGACTCAGTAGATAACAACTAGATGATCATCCgttcaaaatcaaaatcaaaaaagGATGTCTGGAACAGCTGCTGTCAGTCGCATAACATAGCAGAAGACACAATGTGTTGGAAACAAACGTCATTTTGGGACAACATAACTTGTGTAGCCACAACAGCTTCTGAGTACTCGTGTGTCAGTGGAGAACCCTGTTTGTCTTCTGGCCGGCACTGGTTACAGGTGGCCACCAACTGTTCCAGAGAATGGCAGATATACAAGTGTGTTACGATCCCAGTGAGTTTGtcgcttgttgttgttggcttTTTGTTCCCCACAATCCCAGCGGAACCAACCAATCACACCTGTCCTGCCATGTGGAAGTGGAAACGGCAGAAGCCGCCTGACTGTCAGAGACTGATGGAGCTTTTGTAGGAGACGCGTGACCAGCTGCTGCGGCTTTGTTGTCTCGAGTTCTGTGCTGCCTAAGTTTGACTGCtattttccaaaaataaaatgtgttagtGTGACTTATCTCCTAAGTCATTTTACCACCAACCAAGCAGTGGGGAATATTGAACCGTTATCATTATAGGAGTTATAGGAAGAAGACAAAAAGTCGtttcaaaattaaatgaaaggCATAGCTAAAATACAGTTACGAATTACTCGATAAATACACTCAATTATGGGCGTAGGGCGAGGTAGTGGTTAGCACTACCAGCCTCCTTCAAGAAGCTTGTAGGTGCACCTGGGGAAACCTCAGTCCTTGCAGTGTTGAGTGAGTTTGGATTTTCTCCCTGGTTCACTGACCACTCTAGTTTCCTCTTACAGATGTTGATCGACATACTCCAAGTTGTTCATaggtgtgagcatgtgtgtgaatggttgtttgtctctCTACGCCCTGGGATAGGCTTCAGCCCCAGGCTACCACATCAGGTAACTAGTGGAAGAGGATGACTGACTGAACTACAGTATTTATCAGAAAATTATATAGAAAAAGAAGTCATGaaaggaaaaagacaaaatttgtatttttcaaaagtaagTGGGAAAGTGGAAaggcgcacgcacacacacacacacacgcacacacacacacacacacacacacacacacacacacacacaggagcaatGTCAGAGTGTCCATTTAACGTACTGAGCATGTCTTcgtgctgtgggaggaaactggagaaccCGGAGAAAACTCATGCAGGTACAGGGAGAGCATGCAAACTcgacccagaaaggtccagaacCCTGAACCTCCTTGCtctgaggcagcagtgctaaccattgctcCACTGTACCGCCCGCCCTTAGTATCGTTTATAGGACAGGGAATGATGGAGCTTTTCTATACTTAAAGACTGTTTTCTTCAACAACATCATCGTTTTACGATGCTTAAAGCTTTGTATACAGTCACATGTGGGGTCCTCATAATGTCATAACACTCCAGAATCAGTTGCCAAAACTAGTCTCAAGTCTCAACTCCGACAAACTCGGGCTCAGCTCGAGTGCAGCAGAGGGACGATATACTATTTATGGCAAGACACCAGACTTGATAGCGATCCAGCGACACATTAAGAGTCCTGGCAACAGAGCGACACAGATGAGCGATGTCACAGCCAGGTAGCCCAGGCTCTGCCAGTCACTTCATCTGCTGCCATCTCCAGGAGGGATTTCTCAAGAGTTGGAGCTCATTGAAACGAATCGATGCCTGAAACATTCTCCGACGTTTGTGTTTATAATTAGTCAGAAGATTGAATAGGAAATTAAAACCGCTACAGAGAGTGACCTTCAACAACCTCAGAgttcaaatatatattaatgacAGTAACACATACTCTTCCACTGGTTTTCATGTCATGACCTAAATGCGTCAACAGAAGTTAAGAGTGAAACTCACTAGACTCGACTGAATTTGTTTATAGAAGCAGCCACAGGAATTCACAGCACATTTTATCAAGAACACACAATATAATTAATACTTTTGGTTTTCAAATGTTATAACAGTGTAACAGTGTGTTATGGGGCTGGCAGCAAACTGGGTGGGACTGTTTTCTTGTATTAATAAAGTTTGACACCAAACAATTTAAAGTCTTACCTTGCGCAGAGGTTTGAGCTTGGTCTCCATGATGAACTCATATTTGCAGAGCTCACAGCAGCGAGTGTCGGAGCTCTTGATCCACTGCTGCAGACAGGCCTGGTGGACGAAGCGCAGACTCCCTGTGCAGTGGCATGGCGTGATCAGAGGACTCTCGTCGTCGCCTTCACAGTGACAGATCCTGCAGCAAGCAGAGAATACGGTGAACGTATGAGACACTGACAGATCTGAGAGGAaggtggagggatgaagggGCGAAGGAGGGAGAACAACAAGCCTAACTTTTCTAGATTCTTATTTTGCTACAGGGCGAAAGAAAACGCCATTACATCAGGAAGTTGAGGGAGCGAGATTGTTACAAGACACGCCAGGGGAGGTTTGTAGTCACATCTGGTGAACCGCTTTGTTCAGGAGAAACGAGGTGAAAAGCAGTGCTTAACACACTTAATACTTCTAtaattatacttatatatatataattatacaaagacagaaaaagaaaaaaatagaaaaatgaacCCAAGTACTCAGAGAGTAATAAGCACAACAGAGAGAGAGTGAtttcaataaagtcaagtctggAGAAACAGGGACTCACTCCAAACTACCATTACACACCAGGACTCAATTGTGTCACGCTCAGATATGTGCAGTCGTGTGATTCCATGAGTCAGAACAGCTTTGTTCTGGGCAACTTACGCCCCACAGATTGACTCTGGAAGCAGTGACCAGTGTTGGCAGTGTTGAGTGCCTCCACGAGGAGATAGAAGGCTTTCTCCAGCACGAGTCAGAGTCCTCCACTGAGTCTGATGTGGCCTGATTCTTTTACTCAGATCACATCTCGTCTGACACATTGAAGGACAGAAGCCATTAGTCACTCAGCAGAAATGCTTTTGTTCGTGACGGCTTCCTTAGAACACGAACAGACCATGTGTTTGGCCTCATCACACACCAGTCAGGGATGGAATCGAGGAAGGTGAAATAAATGAACGAATCTTGCCAATGCGACGACAAAACGGAAACATATGCAGCAAAAAGCATATTTTGCGGTGTGATTAATTGTGCGTTTTCATATTTGATCAATTATTTTGTGTTGCAGTGAAGCTTTATTGCAACATGCagtcattaaaaatgaagaggCCATTCATCTCTTTGTGCTTTCTCATCCTTCGACAGTCAGGAACCAGTGATTGTCCaaagagagcagcagagatgGTGCTGATCTGTGCTCAGTGAAACACACATGCTCTCTCACGTGGAGGAAAGCCGGTGTACAGGATAATGACTATTTACGTCCCCGAAGGATGTGGATGAGGTGTAAGCAACACGAACAAAGGCGGGTACAAATAGGTAATTTCCCCCAAAGAAGAGGATGTGAATGTTCAAGACTAAACAACGACAGCAGACAATGAAACAAAGGTTGAGTctgcattgttttgttgttgtttgtttgtgatgatCAGAAGATGAAGGACTTGCTACGAGCAAAACCGATGCCTTCGTATTAACCACAAGGTGATGAAATAATCTGAGAAATTTGTAGAATCGGGTTAAAACGATTCACTTTGCAAAGTGAATAGCACACTATTGGCAAAGCATCAGCAACATTCTCACACCATcaaaatgaagatgatgatatTAAATATGAGTGACATGTTGACTactttctgtctttgtttctcGACACTTCTGCAGAGTCATTTCAAAACTTGGTCAAAGGAAAGGAAAAGTTTCAGTCAGCTGCAGATGTCAGAAGCCTCTCCACCAGAGCTGCGACTTGTGTGGTCCTTAGACACCACattacacagacaaaacagtgctTCTTTCATATTTAACCATTACAGAGCACCAATTCTAGGCGCATCACATTCTACGATGTGAGCAGAAcacccatgatgaaggagacaaaacaaGCTAGAgcacatttaaatttaaaattaatTCAGGGTGGAAACAAAAAATGCTCTGTGTGCTTTGTGCAGCTAAGATCtcactcatcactggagcacttccaccctgatgtttacgCTTATGTGCACAGATTCAATTGGATCATTCTGGTAATATTGAGATGATCATGATATATGAATTATAAAACCTAAACTGGATTGAATtaagatgatttaaaaaatgtaatccaACCTCTAATGAAAACAATTTAACACTTGAATCTTCAATCATTTTTGAAGATTAACATTTCAGATTTCTTCTCGTAATATTCCAAACTTTATATATTTTCCAATATTTCACAAATTCAAAAAGTCtgaaaagattgaaaaaaatgaaaataggcAACCCCCATCCACACCCTCAataacatcatttttttctgcaaatCATCTTGCCGTTGAAAAGACACgttaaaaatgaatagaagtgaaaataaaaacattgaataaaatatacttCAAATATATTATACTATTTAATATGAAATTATTACTAATAGAAGATATATTGTAATATTAGACTTTAGTTCATGACGTTAAATCCCATTTTCATATGACATGGGACATGGACGCTCAACAGAAATCTCTAGTTTGCAGGGCAAAACCAATTGCCTGCACTGGCAAGAAGTAACACCATCAAATTATTTGCACATATCTGCTTTTCAGACAGAGCATTCAGAATGAGTCACCAGTACGAGAATGTGTCAGAGGTAAAACACAGTCCAGAAATCACAGGAGAAAAATGAGCAGCGCGACATCCGGTCCTGACCTCCCATTCCTGACCGTGTCTGAACAGTGTGCTCCGTCACCACCACACAAAGCTCTACTCTGAAACTGGCATTGGTTTTCCAAACGAATCTGTCTGCTCTGCAATACTGCTTCCAATCACATTAGACCTCCTCTGTTCTCCGTTTCCAATGGTTCTAATTCACTTCAGCACTCATTCAAATTCAGTTCCATTTCTCCGAGAGCTGATAAAGGCAAGTCCAATTCGGTTATTAGCCGTCCGCCTGGAGTAACGCGACCATCTTGCTTTCATCCTCTTTATGGGGCGAGACCAGAGAGTAAAGTTCCACCTTGGTCTTTCAAGTGAAATGTACCCACAGTTTGTTATCTCTTAAGAGGGTTAATCACGAACACAGACTCTGGCTGCTTCACATGGTAAGAAGCAAAAGCTTAAGAAGTTCCCAGTAGTCTCCTCAAATATTAGCTCATCAAAAGGCCGAATGAGGAAAGGGGATGAAATAGAGAGGGTGTTAGCGCAAGCCCATCAAGTCATTCTGCAGTTGGTAATTGAAAAAAAGGGTCAACGTTTAATAATTCTGCTGCAGCCTGAAAAAATGCAACCTGTGAGAACAATGTGGCCCCTGTATGGAGTTGGGGACCAACAATGATGGACTGTCTCAGGGTCTGATTCTTATGGGTTTTCTGTCTATAGACTTCAATGGCTGTGATCCGATGGTGTTCATTACAATGAGTTATACCGGAATGGTTTGCAGCTGAGGGGGAACGGGCTCGGACCAGGTGCAGATATGAGTCAGAGACGATAGTTCTCGGAAGGTAAAGGTCGGACTGTCGCTTTTCAGTGGTTTCAATGGTTCCTAAGAGAACGGGCGAGAAGCTTAGCCATCCACGAGGAACTCAAAACATTCCTCCACATCAAGAAAAGCTAGGCGAGGCAGCTCCCTGGTGGGGGGTTCCAGACTAAACAACCTGATGCACACAGACCTAAAGTTTTAAAACCACCCTAATGATCTGACTCACACAACAAAAGGTCAACCAAGGTCCTGCGCCACACTTCACACCACCTGagatagctgtgtgtgtgtgtgtgtgtgtgtgtgagcacacaCGTGTAAGAGTTGTGTGTGCGTGGCACCCAGTTGAATCCAATAATCCACCTGCTGATCTCCTTCACCTCGGCAGGTCTAAGCACTCAAGTTTCTCCATCAGCTCTCAACTGACGTCGACAGAGTTTAATCTGCGACCGCTGATCGCAGCGGAGTGGCCACACATTCGCACTTACGTAACAGTCTTTAGAGTTAAGTCTGCTCCTTCTCACAGCAGATGTTTGCAGTAATGTGAACGTGAGAACTGAACGGTTGAGATCAGTCATTACAGCAAGTCACAACACTTCAACTAACtgtcaaaatgaaagtgaagtccAGCTATCGGGGGAAATCCAGAAATATTTTAGTCTACAGCATGGATGtgaaactggtcctcaaagagccacagtgggtgcactTTTATTCCAACCAACCAGTCAGGCACCTTCTGAGGCAGATATAGAGCATGTTAGAAATCTTCAGATAAATACAAGTCATGCTCTTCTGCAGCTTTAGAAAAAGTTCAATTCTTTATCCTTGAATCTTCAGCTCCTATCTCAGCTCAGCAAACTCACGACAACATCACACATTTGGCCTCCGTTTTTCCTCCAGATTTCTATAACATCAATCGAACCATTTGAATACAAACCTGGACAGTGAAGAGCCAGAACGACTGAAACGTCAGAGCAGGTGAAATGAGAAAGTATGAGGAGTGATGTGGAAGAGTGGGGCTGGATGAGGACAGAGGTGTTGGTGGGGAGGGGATGTTGTGTGCGTCTGCTTTCTGATGACTAATAGCAGCAATAAAAAGGTATTTTAAGGACGACTGATCGTGTTTTCAGGTTTCCGCCGGCACTAAAGGTTTCTCCACTACTTAACATTGCTCAGGGGTTTGCTGCCACGACATGGCATACGGGGGTCTCTAAGACGTAATGGAGTGGATTACACTTCCCAGACAGTCACGCACCTGCACCAGTCTCCAGACAGTGAATATGGGGACAACGGCTCGGTTTTCTCCGACAAAGGGGACGGGCAGCAATCCAGGTCGCTGTCCTCATCCATGTAGCACAAGGGGGCGACAAGCGGTCCACGTCCCccttttgttttcacttgctgAGCTCCTTTAAGAGTTGGACTGCTGTGGTCACCAAACACCTCATCATCCGGCGCCAATTCTGACTCGCTGCCTTCCAAGATGGCACTTGAGGACTTGGAGATGTGAAGATGTGACATGAAGCTGCCCAGCTCAGACGCCTGCAGGCTGGCTGAAGTGGAGGACCGGGAGAAGGGGAGCAGGAGGCGAAGAAAGTTGCTGTTCGAGGAGGAGTGAGGTTGGAGGTGGGACTTGGGGGTGGGCAAGGGTGGTGGCGGGGCAGGAATCTGGGATGGTGAAGAGTTTGCATGAGAGGCGACCATGTATTTGTGGTCGTTGGTAAAAGAGGGGATGAGTTGCGGGTGACCAGAAGGGTTAGCGGGCGACGCCATCTTCCCATTGAGCATGTGGGACCACCTGCTTGATACCAGCTCTGGTTTGGACTCCAGCTCTCCCTCCGAGCAGGTGCGGTCTATGAAGTGAAGACCACGACAAAGACTGTCCATGCGCTGTCCCACATCGTTCAAAGAAGCAGAGAACTTGAGCGACCCGTTCTGCCTGATGTGGACTCCAGGGGGGCGCAGCAGAGACAGCCAGTCACATTTTATCTGTTTGGGGACGAGGGGAGCATCTGCACAGATGGTCGTCACGGTGAGACCCTCGGACTCCCGAGAGCTTTTCCCATTAGTGTTCAGCAGAACCACAGTCGTGTGTTTCAAAGCGTTCTGATCCTGATAGCTGATGTGTCAGTGTGTGCATTTTGATGAGGGGAATGGAGATCGAAAGCAGGAAGTGGAATGCGGTtaggaaaagagagagagataaaaaaggaaatgatgCATCTGACAATGACTGGAAGAACAATGAAGGTGATGAGATTGCGCTTTTAAACTTTTACATGATGGATAAACGTTAGGTTGGACTTTTCACAAAGCAAAGACTGAATGTCATCTCAAGCTTCTGATCACCAAATGTAGGATTATAAAAAATATCTGtattaaactaaattaaaattaattgaTTGaatacaaaattattttttatctttattgtagtcaaaacaaaaacccaaaGAGTCAAAATCCTAAAAGTCTATTTTGGCCGTTGCATGCGAGGCTGAACTCTCCACTAACACAAGTTCTGGCGTACCTGCAGATGTCCTGGCTGGAAGGAGACACCGATGTCCTGGAGAAGCTGCACGGGGCATTGACAGAAGTGGGACTGCCAGCCTGAGAAGCAAACCATCAAATATGCATCACAGGGCAGTCTGTGTGTCATTTGAGGTGACAGTCAAATCAACAGAAAGACTTGGTTCAGGATAAGCTTTCAAATTCAGAGAAGATATGTTTTGATGTGCGATGACATCGTAGAACAGAATACTGGAGGTTAATCTGACTGAAGCGAAGAAAATAGAACAGTGAAACACATTTCTGATGTAGACACAAAGAAGGAAAGAGCGCTGCAGGAATTTAACCTTATATTTGACTGCTAACTTTCAAGTCGAAAGTGCACATGCATTAGAAAGAGGGATACAAATCTCTATGGCAGTCATCTTCTGTTGAAAAAGGAACACATTGTAAGCAGAAAAAGCATTCGAGATATCATGAGTCTAGTGTCAAAGGCTATTTGCtggcttcagaatataaaaaaaacataaatgaagtTCTGACACTTTCCCATTCCCAAGCGTTAAACATGTCCCCATAATGTAGGAAGAAAGTCCAAAGGTGCATGAACAATCAGAGTGTAAATATACAAGGTCTTAAAATGTATCGagcaaatatttgtataattCAATttctattaataaaaaaaacatacgaATGACTACTGAACACATATCTATTTAAAAACAGGGCAACCCAAGAGCCACGTGTGTCCTCTGGAGTCGCACTTCACTCCAGCACAGGCCAGTTTTCAGAACAATCGAGAGCCAATGCTCCAGCACTCATCATCCCGCCATAGAGGAGAACAACTTACAGATGGCTCATGTTGGGAATTCCCTGTGTTTAGTGTAAAACCTAAATTGGGTGATGACCTAGAGAGGGAGGGGAGCTGCCGTTTTCCAACATAAAGCTAATTAGCTATTGATTCAAATTCCAGCTGAGGGGGTCATTTACAGCTCAGGGCTGACCACTAATCAATAGAAAACTTGATGTCCAGTTGTGCCCTTCAGCATGTCAGTGCTTTTGCTTTTGAACATCTGTGAACAGAGGAGACAAACCAGTCGGGTGGAGGATTCAGGGGCAGTGTTGGATGAGGGAAGTTCCAGCATTATCTAACAAAGTCTGACCTCCCGTGGGAGTCTGGACCGAGCCTTGGGCAAGAACAGACTGGATCAAACAGAGCCAGCAACATGACATCAAGTCAGACTTCATTGAAACGGCATGGATTATGAGCATGAACCAATGAAGTTCATCAGGATTAGTGATGTGACTTTAGGGAGGTTGATCCAAACTGGAGGCATCTGTTACTTCTGAAGTAGAAATTCGCAGGAAGTGATCACAATGGGACAAAAGTCGTGATGAAATGTGGGGGTGCTCTGGATTACCAAATCTTTTGAGGGACTCATCACCtcctctggtggagagagagctttctttcttgctCCTACTGCTCATCCAGCTCATAgcaatcaatgatatttcacaGATCAAATGACTGAGATAAAATCAATGTAAGGCAATAGTATGTGGGAGAAAAGAGTCGCGATAACAGTGAGCAGCTTGTTGGAGGTCTGCACCATCAGAGAGCTTTTATAGTTAGCCTATACAATAATAAGGGGCTTTATGTCAATATGAGGAACAGTATGTGTTTTATGATGGTTCAGTTTCGTCTCGTATTTTACTGCCTGTAATTACGTGTTAACAAAGCAATTTTCCGAGCCAACCATGTCATTAAGTGGAGGGGCCCACTGAATGCCATTATATTCAATATAATTACTTAACTGGTAAAACAACAGTTTGCCTACCAGGTCAATGTCCTGTTTTCTTCCGCAGCAAACCTGCACGAAACGCAGCcaaactgcagctgcatgaaTTCTGAGCAGCGCCAGATGTTTGGCAGACGATCAGCGCAGGCCCACTGAGCGGTGGGCTGTTGCTTTTTTGTCTTTCGGAGCTCAGTAATGCTTTAATTCCTCCCCAAAACGATGTCGCAAGCATCGCCCCACTCCCTGGCACTGAGAGAGAAGCGGCTCCAGCTAAGCCTCCTGACCTCACGGAGCAGAAACTCCCGC
It encodes the following:
- the marchf8 gene encoding E3 ubiquitin-protein ligase MARCH8 isoform X2, giving the protein MNMPLHQISVIPRDVTSSRVSGSGKSKDKDKQNEKPLGHSASRSSNISKAGSPTSVNAPCSFSRTSVSPSSQDICSYQDQNALKHTTVVLLNTNGKSSRESEGLTVTTICADAPLVPKQIKCDWLSLLRPPGVHIRQNGSLKFSASLNDVGQRMDSLCRGLHFIDRTCSEGELESKPELVSSRWSHMLNGKMASPANPSGHPQLIPSFTNDHKYMVASHANSSPSQIPAPPPPLPTPKSHLQPHSSSNSNFLRLLLPFSRSSTSASLQASELGSFMSHLHISKSSSAILEGSESELAPDDEVFGDHSSPTLKGAQQVKTKGGRGPLVAPLCYMDEDSDLDCCPSPLSEKTEPLSPYSLSGDWCRICHCEGDDESPLITPCHCTGSLRFVHQACLQQWIKSSDTRCCELCKYEFIMETKLKPLRKWEKLQMTASERRKIMCSVTFHVIAITCVVWSLYVLIDRTADEIKHGILEWPFWTKLVVVAIGFTGGLVFMYVQCKVYIHLWRRLKAYNRVIYVQNRPETCKKLVLEKPPLIEPSLDNKEALMPTQSDTNSSQYTETEDYSMEVLHV
- the marchf8 gene encoding E3 ubiquitin-protein ligase MARCH8 isoform X1, translating into MNMPLHQISVIPRDVTSSRVSGSGKSKDKDKQNEKPLGHSASRSSNISKAGSPTSVNAPCSFSRTSVSPSSQDICSYQDQNALKHTTVVLLNTNGKSSRESEGLTVTTICADAPLVPKQIKCDWLSLLRPPGVHIRQNGSLKFSASLNDVGQRMDSLCRGLHFIDRTCSEGELESKPELVSSRWSHMLNGKMASPANPSGHPQLIPSFTNDHKYMVASHANSSPSQIPAPPPPLPTPKSHLQPHSSSNSNFLRLLLPFSRSSTSASLQASELGSFMSHLHISKSSSAILEGSESELAPDDEVFGDHSSPTLKGAQQVKTKGGRGPLVAPLCYMDEDSDLDCCPSPLSEKTEPLSPYSLSGDWCRICHCEGDDESPLITPCHCTGSLRFVHQACLQQWIKSSDTRCCELCKYEFIMETKLKPLRKWEKLQMTASERRKIMCSVTFHVIAITCVVWSLYVLIDRTADEIKHAGRIPGILEWPFWTKLVVVAIGFTGGLVFMYVQCKVYIHLWRRLKAYNRVIYVQNRPETCKKLVLEKPPLIEPSLDNKEALMPTQSDTNSSQYTETEDYSMEVLHV
- the marchf8 gene encoding E3 ubiquitin-protein ligase MARCH8 isoform X3 → MNSCWKMKIQNEKPLGHSASRSSNISKAGSPTSVNAPCSFSRTSVSPSSQDICSYQDQNALKHTTVVLLNTNGKSSRESEGLTVTTICADAPLVPKQIKCDWLSLLRPPGVHIRQNGSLKFSASLNDVGQRMDSLCRGLHFIDRTCSEGELESKPELVSSRWSHMLNGKMASPANPSGHPQLIPSFTNDHKYMVASHANSSPSQIPAPPPPLPTPKSHLQPHSSSNSNFLRLLLPFSRSSTSASLQASELGSFMSHLHISKSSSAILEGSESELAPDDEVFGDHSSPTLKGAQQVKTKGGRGPLVAPLCYMDEDSDLDCCPSPLSEKTEPLSPYSLSGDWCRICHCEGDDESPLITPCHCTGSLRFVHQACLQQWIKSSDTRCCELCKYEFIMETKLKPLRKWEKLQMTASERRKIMCSVTFHVIAITCVVWSLYVLIDRTADEIKHAGRIPGILEWPFWTKLVVVAIGFTGGLVFMYVQCKVYIHLWRRLKAYNRVIYVQNRPETCKKLVLEKPPLIEPSLDNKEALMPTQSDTNSSQYTETEDYSMEVLHV
- the marchf8 gene encoding E3 ubiquitin-protein ligase MARCH8 isoform X7: MNSCWKMKIQNEKPLGHSASRSSNISKAGSPTSVNAPCSFSRTSVSPSSQDICRICHCEGDDESPLITPCHCTGSLRFVHQACLQQWIKSSDTRCCELCKYEFIMETKLKPLRKWEKLQMTASERRKIMCSVTFHVIAITCVVWSLYVLIDRTADEIKHGILEWPFWTKLVVVAIGFTGGLVFMYVQCKVYIHLWRRLKAYNRVIYVQNRPETCKKLVLEKPPLIEPSLDNKEALMPTQSDTNSSQYTETEDYSMEVLHV